TCCCGTCGGTCACGTCTGCCCCCGGCAGAACGGCTACCGGCGCGACCAGGACGTCTTCGAGAGCTGATCCCGCCGGTGCCCGAGTCAGGAGTGGATCCGGCCACGCCGGAAGCCAGGGAGCTGGTGGCCCGCGGCCGCATCGAGGTGGAGGGGCGGCTGGTGGACGCCTCGAACGTCACCTTATTCTGCGCGATCGAGCTCGACGGGGTGAGCGCCAACGCGGTGTACAAGCCGGTGGCGGGGGAGCGCCCGCTGTGGGATTTCCCGGACGGCACCCTTGCGGGCCGCGAGGTGGCTACCTACGAGATCGCGGAGGCCACCGGGCTGGGCAAGGTGCCGCCGACGGTGCTGCGCGAGGGCCCGTTCGGGGAGGGCATGGTTCAGCTCTGGGTGAACACCACCGACGAGGAACTCGTGGACGTGTGCTCCCCGGACGATGTGCCCGACGACTGGCGGGTGGTGCTGCATGCCCACGACCGCACCGGGGAGCCCGCGGTGCTGGCGCACTCCGACCACGAGGGGGTGCGCGACCTGGCCGTGCTGGACATCGTGGTGAACAACACCGACCGCAAGGGCGGGCACGTGCTGGCCGGGAGCAACGGCCGGATCTACGGGGTCGATCACGGCATCTGCCTGCACGCCGATCCGAAGCTGCGCACCGTGCTGTGGGGCTGGGTCGGCGATCCTCTTCCCGATGAGGTCGTGGCGAAGCTGGAGGGCCTGCGACCCGCGCTGGACGGCGAGCTGGGCAAACTGCTGGAGCCGTATCTCACCGGCGGCGAGGTACGCGCGGTGGCGGAGCGAGCCGACCGGCTGCTCGCCGAGCGGGTGTTCCCGGAACCGGGCGACGACTGGCGGGCCATTCCCTGGCCGCTGTTCTGACGGTGCTGTCCTGATGGAGCAGCCGCCCGCGGAGGTTGGCGAGCCCGCGCTGCGGCCGGCGTTGCGCCGGTTCGGTATCGACGCCGACGTGGTGCGGTACGCCGCGGTCGGCTTCGGGGACCACCACTGGACGGTCACCGGCGCAGGCGGGCAGCGTTGGTTCGCTACCGTCGCCGATCTGGCGCACAAGGACCACGACGGCCGCGGAGCCGCAGCGGCCCTGGACGGCCTGCGCCGGGCGATGGACACCGCGGCGCGTCTTGGCGAGCGGCTGAGTTTCGTGGTGCCGCCGCTGCCTGCCGAGGACGGCGGCCCGGTAGTCGCCCTGAACGACCGGTACGCGCTGAGCGTCTTCCCGTTCGTCCAGGGCGAACCCGGGTGGTTCGGTCAGCAGCTGTCACCCGTGGAGCGGGAGCGGGTGCTCGACCTGCTCGCCGAGCTGCACCGCCAGCCGCCGCCGGGGGATATCCCGGTCGTGGGGCTCGACTCGCCCGGCCGCGCCATGCTCGCGGACGCGGTGGCTGGCCGGTGCGGGGAGTGGGCTGGCGGCCCGTTCGCCGGTGCGGCGGCTGACCTGCTCGCCCGGCATGCCCCGGCATTGCGGGCCCGGCTGCGGGAGTTCGACCTGCTCGCCGAGCGAGTGCGGCAAGGTGGTGCGGCGCGGGTGGTCACACACGGCGAGCCGCATCCAGGCAACCTGCTGGCAGCCGCCGGAGGATACCGGCTGATCGACTGGGACACCGTGGCTCTCGCGGTGCCCGAGCGGGATCTTGCCGTCGTCACCACCGACGCCGCGCTGCTGGAGCGGTACGCCCGCGCCACCGGCAGGGCGCCGGATCCGGATGCCCTCGCGCTCTACTCGCTGCGCTGGTTGCTGACCGACGCGGCCGAGTTCACCGCGTGGTTTCGTGGTCCGCATGCCCGTACCTCGGACACCGAACGGGCCTGGCGGTGGTTCACCGAGACGCTGGAACGGCTCGAACGGCCTGCTCGATAGCCGCGGCGACCCGTTCGACGTCGGCCTCGCCGGTGCGCCAGTTGCTGAATGCCGCCCGGAGCGCGGGTGTGCCCTCGTACCTGGTCGGGGTGAGGAACGCCGTGCCGTCCACGGCGATCGCCTCGGCCAGCGCGTCCACCCGTTCCGGGGTGGGGTCCTCGGCCAGGGTGCAGCACACCACGTTCAGCCGCACCGGGGCGAGCAGCCGCAGTGCGGGCATTTCCTCGATCCGCCGCCCGAGCTGCCCGGCCAGCGCGATGTCCCGCTCGACGATCTCCTGGTGCCCCTGCCTGCCGTAGGCCGCCAGTGCGAACCAGGCCGGCAGGGCCCGCAACCGCCGTGAGTTCTCCGGGGTGAGGTGCACGAACGCGGGATCGTCCGTGGGCAGCCCGAGGTAGGCGGCGGCGTTCTGGAAGACCCGTGCCTGGAGGTCCTGCCTGCGGCTGAACTGCACCGCCGAGTCGTATGGCACGTTGAGCCACTTGTGCAGGTCCACGCACACCGAGTCGGCCTCGGCCAGCCCGGCCACCAGGTGTGCGTGCGCGGGGGAGAGCGCGGCGAACGCGCCGAAGGCCCCGTCCACGTGCAGCCAGAACGGGTAGCGCTCGCGCAGCGCGCCGATCGCCCGCAGGTCGTCGAAATCGACCGTGTTCACGGTGCCCGCGTTGGCGACCACGATCGCGGGCCTGCCGCCCAGCGCGTCCAGTTCCGCCGCGAGCCGGTCGGGGTCCACGGCCTCCCGGCCGTCCAGGGTCGGTACCGTGCGCAGGCTCCCGCGGCCGAGGCCGAGTATCGCGAGTGCCTTGGACAGGCTGGAATGCGCGGCTCCGGACAGCACCGGCACCGGCCCGAGGGCCGCCACTCCCTGCTCGGCGACCGAGATCCCGGCGCGTTCACCGATCCACTCCCTGCCGATCGCCAGGCCGACGAGATTGGACATGGTGGCACCGGTGACGAAGGCACCGCGATGTGCCGGGCCGAGGCGGAGGAGTTCGGTGAGCCAGGACAGGGTCTCCCGTTCCAGGTCCGTGGCCGAGGACTCGTGCGCGGCCGCCACGTTCTGGTCGTGGGTGGCGGCCAGCCAGTCGCCAGCCACCGCCGCCGGGGTGGCGCCCCCGGTGACGAAGCCCAGGTATCGCGGGCCCGCGCTGCCTGAGAAGCCCGGTTCCCAGCGGGCCGCGAACTCGGCGAGCGCCCGCTCGGCTCCGCGGCCGTGCTCGGGAAGCGGATGCGCCGTGCCCTGCCACGGGGAACCGGCGGCAGGACGGTCGGTCAGCCCGGCGAGAACCCGTCCCGCGTGCTCGCGCACCGTGTCGAGGATCGCGGGTATGCGGTCGGCATCGGCGGCGAGCACGGGATCCATGCCCGCAGACTAGTCGTCAGGCCATCGCGGCCGTTCGCCGGTTATGCCGCACGCGCGAGCCACACCCTGGCCGCGATGGCGGGCACGCCGGGGATCGCGAAGATCAGCAAGAAGATGGGCAATTCCTCACCGAAGGAGTACCCCGCCTCGAAAACCCCGACCGCCAGGTTGAACGCCGCTACCGCGAACCACACCAGTACGAAGTCTTCCAGCGCCCGCCGGACGCCGACGGCCCGCGCCAGGTAGCCCACCGCGAAGAACAGCACCAGCAGCACGATGCCGGCGATGATGATCACGGTCGTCCGAGACATGCTCACCCCGTCCATCCGGTTCGCGCGAGCGCTCCGCCCGCCACTAGGACGATAAGCCGCCTGATGACCTTGCGCAGGTCCGCGGCCGCCGGTTGGCCCGTCCGGGTGGCCGCGCCAAACCTCGGCACGTCGCTGCGGGCCGCGTTCACCGACGGCTACTCCACTTATGCCGGCGGCAAGGCTCCGCTTGAGCACTTCACCCGCGCCGCGGCCAAGGAGTTCGCCGACCGGGCATCTCGGTCACCACGGTGGCACCGGGGCCGATGGACACCCCGTTCTTCTACGGCCAGGAGATGCCGCAACCAACTCACGCACATCGAGGACATCGCACCGCTGATCATGTTCCTCGCCACCGACGGCTGGTGGATCACCGGCCAGACCATCTTCGCCAACATCGTGATCGACCTGCACTGGCTGGAGCAGCTCATCGCGGTGGCCGAGGAAGGTAGCGTCACCAAGGCGGCCGCGGCGAGCCGGACGTGCTCCGGGTCGGGCACTCCCGCGGTGCCGGGCGATGCTGCCGGTACCCGGCGTGGTCCGGACCACGCTCACCCGGCAGAGGCTGTCCATCGCGGTCGGCGAGCACCACCGGCTGGCGCGCCGGGACAACGTCACGCTGGCGGAGCTGGCCGGAGAGACCATCATCGTGTGGGGCCATCTCCCGTCATCGGCACCGAGCACATCGCGTTCGTGACGGCCCCGCTCAGTGCCACGGCGGGCGGCGCGGCGCGGGTGCTCGACCTGACCCCGCCCTTCCATGTGTCGTTGATCGCGTTGTGGCTCGAACACGCCACGTCGAAGCCGCGCGACGCCTTCCTGCGCACGCCGCGGGAAGCCCCGGGCGGCTAGCGTGGGTACGGCGACAACGGCCGGATCAGCACCGGACGCGGCAGGCCCTCGCCGATCCGGCAGTTGGCGTGCGGGCTCTCGATCGTCACCGGCGCACCCGCGGTGCCGGGGGCGGGCAGGGACAGGATCGCCCGCAAGGTCCAGAGCGCGCCTGCGTGGTACTGGTAGGACACCTTCTCCGGCGCGAGCGGGTTCGAGCCCCGCCACACCGGCGCGCGGAACGCGCTCGCGTCCTGTTCGGATCGCAGGATCAGCACATCGGCGCAGGTGTCCCAGTGCAGCATCGCCGCGAGGAGCCGAGGCGCATCCAATGGGCCCCAGCGCAACAGTGTCCACTGCCGCCTGCGCAGTTCGGTCAGCAGGTCGTCAAGGCACAGCGAGAACACGGTTCTTTTCTCCCAATCTTTCCGATTCCAGGATGAGAATCGGCGCGCCGCGACGACGGCACGAGCGTTACCCTCGAACCCGCATCAACGGCTCCGAACGAGCCGCGAGAAGCGGGGCTTTCCCGGTGGTTGCGGGTTTATTCGGGAACGTGCATGGCAATTGACTCGCTACCGCGGGCGCACGTATCGTCACCTGACGTGTCCACTTCACGACAGGGGAAATGATCATGAGACTCACCCGGATCGCCAGGGACTGCAAGGGGGACGACTGCCCGGCCGTGTTCAGCACGGAGCGCGGCACTCTGGCTGTCCAGGGCTACCTCGTCCACCAGCCAACCCCGGAACACGAAGCAATCGTGGAGATCCCGGCGGACCTGCTCAAGGAGGCCGCACGTGCGCTTGGCAGGTGACGACTGGAAGAAGTTCTTCGATTC
The sequence above is drawn from the Amycolatopsis aidingensis genome and encodes:
- a CDS encoding SCO1664 family protein, whose amino-acid sequence is MPESGVDPATPEARELVARGRIEVEGRLVDASNVTLFCAIELDGVSANAVYKPVAGERPLWDFPDGTLAGREVATYEIAEATGLGKVPPTVLREGPFGEGMVQLWVNTTDEELVDVCSPDDVPDDWRVVLHAHDRTGEPAVLAHSDHEGVRDLAVLDIVVNNTDRKGGHVLAGSNGRIYGVDHGICLHADPKLRTVLWGWVGDPLPDEVVAKLEGLRPALDGELGKLLEPYLTGGEVRAVAERADRLLAERVFPEPGDDWRAIPWPLF
- a CDS encoding pyridoxal phosphate-dependent decarboxylase family protein; translation: MDPVLAADADRIPAILDTVREHAGRVLAGLTDRPAAGSPWQGTAHPLPEHGRGAERALAEFAARWEPGFSGSAGPRYLGFVTGGATPAAVAGDWLAATHDQNVAAAHESSATDLERETLSWLTELLRLGPAHRGAFVTGATMSNLVGLAIGREWIGERAGISVAEQGVAALGPVPVLSGAAHSSLSKALAILGLGRGSLRTVPTLDGREAVDPDRLAAELDALGGRPAIVVANAGTVNTVDFDDLRAIGALRERYPFWLHVDGAFGAFAALSPAHAHLVAGLAEADSVCVDLHKWLNVPYDSAVQFSRRQDLQARVFQNAAAYLGLPTDDPAFVHLTPENSRRLRALPAWFALAAYGRQGHQEIVERDIALAGQLGRRIEEMPALRLLAPVRLNVVCCTLAEDPTPERVDALAEAIAVDGTAFLTPTRYEGTPALRAAFSNWRTGEADVERVAAAIEQAVRAVPASR
- a CDS encoding phosphotransferase, producing the protein MEQPPAEVGEPALRPALRRFGIDADVVRYAAVGFGDHHWTVTGAGGQRWFATVADLAHKDHDGRGAAAALDGLRRAMDTAARLGERLSFVVPPLPAEDGGPVVALNDRYALSVFPFVQGEPGWFGQQLSPVERERVLDLLAELHRQPPPGDIPVVGLDSPGRAMLADAVAGRCGEWAGGPFAGAAADLLARHAPALRARLREFDLLAERVRQGGAARVVTHGEPHPGNLLAAAGGYRLIDWDTVALAVPERDLAVVTTDAALLERYARATGRAPDPDALALYSLRWLLTDAAEFTAWFRGPHARTSDTERAWRWFTETLERLERPAR